The genomic window GTCGCGCATCCGGCGAGCCCGAGGGCGAGCGCGGAGGAGGCGAGCAGCGCGGGAACGGCGAGGCGGCGGGCGCGGGGCGCGGCGATGTCGTGCATGACCCCACGGTACGTCTTATCGATAATGGTTGTCAAAACGGTTCTCAATAGAGGGATGCTCGCGCGGAGCATCCCGACGCCGCCCAGTCGGCCGCGCTACCGTGCGCGCATGTCGAACCGCCGCGCCATGCTCACGATGACCGCCCTGCACCGCGCCATCGTGCGCCTCACCGGCGGACGCCTCGGCTGGTCGATCGGCGAGATGCGCGTGATCGAGCTCGAGACGGTCGGGCGCCGATCGGGCGAGCGGCGTCGGGCCATGCTGACCGTGCCCGTCGAGGAGGGCGACCGGCTCGTCGTGATCGCCTCGCGCGGCGGCGACGACGCGATGCCCGCCTGGTACCTGAACCTGCAGGCCGAACCGCGCGTGGGCGTCGCCGAGCAGGGCGGTGCGGTGCGGCCGTACCGGGCGCGCACGGCCGACCCGCAGGAGCGGGAGCGGCTCTGGCCGCGCGCCGTCGCGGCGTACCGCGGCTACGCCGCCTACCAGCGCCGCACCGAGCGGCTGATCCCCGTGGTCATCCTCGAGCCGGAGAGCCCCGCCGCGCCCGCCTAGTCGAGCAGCAGCGCGGGCTCCTCGATGACGCTCGCGACGTCGGCGAGGAACCGGCTCGCGACGTCGCCGTCGACCACGCGGTGATCGAAGGACGCGCCGAGGGTCGTGACGAAGCGCGGGCGCACCTCGCCGTCGACGACCCACGGCTTCTGCTTGATCGTGCCGAGGGCGACGATGGCGACCTCGCCCGGGTTGAGGATGGGCGTGCCGGTGTCCATGCCGAAGACGCCGATGTTGGTCACCGTGATCGTGCCGTCGGCCATGTCGGCGGGCTGCAGCCGGCCGTCGCGCGCGGTGAGCGTGAGCTGCTCGATCGCCTGGGCCAGCTCGCGCAGGCTCATCGACTGGGCGTCCTTGACGTTGGGCACCACGAGGCCCCGAGGGGTCGCCGCGGCGAAGCCGAAGTTGACGAAGTGGTGCACGATGATCTCCTCATCGGTCCACGTCGAGTTGACGGTCGGGTTGCGCCGCACCGCCCAGATCATCGCCTTCGCCATGATGAGCATCGGCGAGACCTTGATGCCCGCGAAGTCGGGGCTCGCCTTGAGCCGCTTGACGAACTCCATCGTGCGGGTCGCGTCGACGTCGACGAAGAGACCCACGTGCGGGGCCGTGAACGCGCTGCGCACCATGGCCTGCGCGATCGCCTTGCGCACGCCCTTGACGGGGATGCGGTCCTCGCGCACCTGCGGCCACTCGGGCGTCTGGATGTTGCGGAACACGCTCGCCTGCGAGGCCTGGCGGATGACGTCGTCGCGCGTGATCTCGCCCGCGAGACCGGTCGGCTGCACCTCCTGCAGGTCGACGCCGAGATCCTTCGCGAGCTTGCGGATCGGCGGCTTCGCGATGACCGGCGCCGCCTGCGCGGCGGGCACGAAGGCGGGGCGGGCGGGCGGGGTCGGGATGCTCGGCGCGGGTGCGGCCGCCGGCGCCGGGGTGCTCATCGCCGGCGCCGCGGGTGCCGCGGCCGGAGGCGCGGCGGCCGGAGCCGGGCTCGACGGCACGGCCTGCGGCCCCGCGGCGGGCCGGCGGCGGCGCGAGGCGACGTGCCCCTTCGCGCCGTAGCCGACGAGCACCGCGCCCGAGCCGTCCTCGGCGGGCGCCGCGGGAGCGCCGTCGGCGCCCCGCTCGTCGTGGTCGATCGTGCTCGCGACGTCGGCGGCGGCGCTCTCGGCGTCGGCCGCGGCAGCCGCAGGAGCCGGGACGGCGGGCGACCCGGCGGGAGCATCCCCGTCGCTCACCCGCACGATGGGCGTGCCCACCTCGACGGTCTGCCCCTCCGAGACGAGCAGCGCCTCGATGGTGCCGGCGAAGGGGCTCGGCAGCTCGACGAGTGACTTCGCCGTCTCGATCTCGACGATGACCTGGTTGACGGCGACCGCGTCGCCCGCCTTGACGTGCCAGGTGACGATCTCGGCCTCGGTCAGACCCTCGCCGACGTCGGGGAGGGGGAACTCAGATGTGCTCACGAGGGGCTCCTGTCGCGGATCAGTAGGCGAGCGCGCGGTCGACGGCGTCGAGGATGCGATCGACGTCGGGAAGGTAGGCGCCCTCGAGCTTCGCCGGCGGGAAGGGCGTGTCGAACCCGCTCACGCGCAGCACGGGGGCCTCGAGCGAGTAGAACGCGGCCTCGGTGACCGTCGCGGCGATCTCGCTGCCGACGCTCGTCGACCCGGGGGCCTCCTGCGCGACGACGAGTCGGCCGGTGCGCCGCACCGAGTCGACCAGCGGGGCGTAGTCGATGGGGCTCAGCGAGCGCAGGTCGACCACCTCGATGCTCGTGCCCTCCTCGGCGGCGAGCGCCGCGGCATCCAGCAGCATGCTGACCATGGCGCCGTGGCCGACGACCGTGACGTCCGTGCCGGGGCGCACGACGCGGGTGGCGTGCAGGGGGCCGGCGGGGGAGTCGAGGTCGACCTCGCCCTTCGGCCAGTAGCGGCTCTTCGGCTCGAAGAACATGACCGGGTCGTCGCTCGCGATCGCCTGCTGGATCATCCAGTAGGCGTCGTGCGGCGTCGCGGGGCTCACCAGGCGCAGACCCGCCGTGTGGGCGAAGTACGCCTCGGGGCTCTCCTGGTGGTGCTCGACGGCGCCGATGTGCCCGCCGTAGGGCACGCGGATCACGACCGGCATGCGCAGCGAGCCCTCGTGCCGGGCGGTGAGCTTCGCCAGCTGCGTGGTGATCTGGTCGAAGCCGGGGAAGATGAAGCCGTCGAACTGGATCTCGACGACTGGGCGGTAGCCGCGCATCGCGAGGCCGATCGCGGTGCCGATGATGCCCGACTCCGCGAGCGGGGTGTCGAGCACGCGGTGGGCGCCGAACTGCTTCTGCAGGTTCTCGGTGACGCGGAACACGCCGCCGAGCGGACCGATATCCTCGCCCATGAGCATGACCTTGGGGTCGGCGCTCATGGCCGCGGCGAGGCCCTGATTGAGCGCCTTCGCCATCGTCATGGTCTGGATGCCCGTCGCGGGCGCGGCCGTCGGGGCCTGGTTCATCGTGTCGGTCATGACTCCCCCTCGAACGAGGCCTCGTAGTTCGCGAGCCACGCGCGCTGGGCATCCATCACCGGATGCGGCTCGCTGTAGACGTGCGCGAACATGCTGTCGGCCGGCGGCGGCTCGAGCGCGAGCGTGCGGCGGCGGGCGTCGGCGGCGAGATCCTCGGCCTGCTGGTGCACCTCGTCGAAGAAGGCGTCGCCCTCGCCGAGGGAGCGCAGGTACGTCTCGAACCGGCTGATCGGGTCGCGCTGGCGCCAGTACTCGACGTCGGCGTCGAGGCGGTACTTCGTGGGGTCGTCGCTCGTGGTGTGCGCGCCCATGCGGTAGGTGAGCGCCTCGATGAAGCGGGGGCCGCCGCCCGAGCGCGCCGCATCGAGGTTCTCGAGCGTGACGGCGTAGCTGGCGAGGACGTCGTTGCCGTCGATCTGGATGCTCGGAATGCCGAAGCCGGCCGGCCGGTGGAACAGCGGCGTGCGCGACTGCACGCTCACCGGCACCGAGATCGCCCAGTGGTTGTTCTGCAGGAAGAAGACCTGGGGCGTGCGGTAGCTCTGCGCGAAGACGAAGGCCTCGTTGACGTCGCCCTGGCTCGTCGCGCCGTCGCCGAAGTAGACCATGACGGCCGCGTCGCGCTCGAGGTCGCCCGTGCCGCTCTCGCCGTCGAGGGCGAGCCCCATGGCGTAGCCGGTGGCGTGCAGCGTCTGCGAGCCGATCACGAGCGTGTAGAGGTGGAAGTTGCCGGTCTCCTCGGGCACCCAGCCGCCGTGGCTGAGCCCGCGCAGCATGGCGATGATCTTCACCGGGTCGAGGCCGCGGATGTAGCCGACGGCGTGCTCGCGGTAGGCGGGGAACAGGTGATCCTGCGGGCGGGCGGCGTAGCCCGAGCCGACCTGCGCGGCCTCCTGGCCGAGGCTCGGGATCCACAGCGCGAGCTGCCCCTGGCGCTGCAGGTTGCCGGCCTCGATGTCGAAGCGGCGCACGACGCTCATCGTGCGGTGGAAGTCGCGCAGGCGCTCCTCGCCGATCGACTCGACGACGCCGCGGTACCGCTCGGTGGCCTCGTTCTGCACGAGTCGGCCCTCCGGCGAGAGCAGCTGGAGGGTCTCGGCCGTGTACGACATGGGTTCCACTCTAGGCCGGGCCCGGAAGCCCCGCTCAGAGACCTCGGACAACCTCGCCCGCGATCTGCAGGAGAATCCGCACAGACCCCTCCTCGCCGATCGAGACCCTGATGCCCTCCCCGGGGAACGCGCGACCGACGATGCCCGCCGCCGTGAAGCGCTCGGCCACCTCGGCCGTCGCCGCGCCCGTGGCGAGCCAGACGAAGTTGCCCTGACTGCTCGGGATGCTCCACCCCTGCTGCACGAGGGCGTCGCGCACGCGCTCCCGGCGCTCGGCGAGCTCGGCGACCTGCGCCAGCAGCTCGGGCTCGTGGTCGAGCGCCGCGAGCACGGCGGCCTGCGCGGCGCCCGTCACCGAGAGGGGGATCTGCGTCGCGCGGGCGGCATCGAGGATGCTGCTCTCGCCGAGCGCGTAGCCGACGCGCAGGCCCGCCAGCCCGTAGGCCTTCGAGAAGGTGCGCAGCACGACGAGGTTCGGCCAGCGGCCGAGCAGGGCGGCGCCGTCGACCGACGATGCGTCGGTGACGAACTCGGCGTAGGCCTCGTCGAGGACGACGAGCAGATCGGCGGGGAGCTGCGCCATGAGCTCGGCGAACTCCGCGGCCCCGACGGTGGGGCCGGTCGGGTTGTTGGGCGAGCAGACGAGCAGCAGCCGGGTGCGGTCGGTCACGGCGGCGACCATCGCGGGCAGGTCGTGGCGGGCATCCGCCGTCAGCGGCACCGGCACGGGGGTCGCCCCGGCGACGGTGACCAGCCCGGGGTACGCCTCGAAGCTGCGCCAGGCGAAGACGACCTCGTCGCCGGCGCCCGCCGCGGCCTGGATGAGCTGGGCGAGCAGGCTGACGCTGCCCGCCCCGACGATGACCTCGTCGGGGCCGACGCCGTGCCGCTCGGCGAGGCGCTCGCGCACGGCGAGGGCGGTCGCGTCGGGGTAGCGGTTGATGCCGGCGGCGGACTCGGCGATCGCGGCGACGACGGCCGGGTGCGGCGGGTTGGGGTTCTCGTTGCTCGACAGTTTGAACGCGCTCGCCGCGGCGGGCCGGCCCTGACGGTAGGGCGGGAGGGCGACGATCTCGGGGCGCAGGCGCACGGGCGGGGTCACGGCACCAGAGTACGGTGCCCTCCCTCGCGATCCGGCCCGGGATGCGACCCGTGGAAGGCGCTCCGCGCGTCGGGCGAACGACCACGTGACGCGGGCGTCGCGCCGGGCCATCATGGGGGTATGACGCGCTTCGTGATCCGACTGCTCATCAACTCGCTCGCCCTGTGGCTGACGACGCTCATCGTCGCGGGCGTGAGCGTGCGCTCGTACGCCGATGACACCCTCGCGACCGTCGTCACCTACCTGCTCGTGGGGCTCATCTTCGGCGTGGTCAACGCGATCATCGGCAACACGATCCGCATCCTCGCCTTCCCCCTCTACATCCTCACGCTCGGGCTCATCGCGCTCGTCGTCAACGGGCTGCTGCTGCTGCTCGTCGCCTGGATCTCCGACCTGATCGGCTTCGGCCTCGAGGTCGACGGCTTCTGGTGGGGCGTTCTCGGCGCGATCGTGCTCGGCCTGCTGAGCTGGCTCATCGGCGTGCTCGTGCGGCCCATCCTCGGTCGCCGCCAGCGCTAGTACTGCTCCTCCCTCCTCCTCCTCCTCACGTCGTACCGACCGGCGGGTCGGCGCGATCGGCCGGTCGGCCGGTCGGCCCGCGGGCCTCTCGCCGCGTCAGTCGTCATCGCGCCGACGCGCCGTATAGTCGATCGCCTCCTGCCCGAGGCCGCCGCGCGGCAGGCCGCTGACGGCGTCCCGCAGCAGCGGCGCCTCGCTGGCGTCCGCCCGGGCGGCCGTCGCCCGGTAGCCGTCGAGGTCGTGGGCGGCGAGCAGGCCGTCGCCCTCCTCCCGCCCTCCGGAGTCGGCCGTCACGAGCACCGCCTCCGTCGCGCCGGGCGCCCCGCCGAGGGCGGTGATGATGTCGTCGCGGTGTCCGATCGCGACGGCGGGGTAGTCGCCGGCGACGGGCATCCCCCCGGTCGGAGCCCCGACCGTCACGAGCCCCGCCGTGCGGAACTCGCCGGACTCGGCGAGCAGGGTGGCGACGGCGCCGCCCTGCGAGTACCCGGTGAAGACCACGGAGCTGCCCGGCCCGGCGCCGGCGTCGGCGAGCGCCGCCCGCACCGCCCGCAGCGAGGAGGCGTCGTGCTCGGCGACGAGGGAGATGTTGCTCGCGTTGTCCCATGGATGCTCCCCGCCGACGGGCGCATCGTGCGCCGTTCCCGCGATGTACACCTCGTACCGCGCGGCGCCTCCCGCCCCGCGGTAGACCTCGACGCGCACGGGCTGGGCCGGATCGGGGATGCGCGCCACGCGACCGGCGAGCCCGACGGGCGGCGTCGGCGGGCCCGCCGCCGCCACGGGCGGCAGTCGCCGCACCTCCACGGGCGCGGCGCCGCGCGCTCCGGCCGCCGCGCCGAGAACGGCGGCCACGCCCGCGGTGGCGGCGACCGAGCCCGGCTCGACCCCGCCGATCGTCGGCATCATCGACTGCACCCGTTCGACGATCGGACGCGGAACGCCGACGGCGCCGAGCACGGCGTCGTCGGCGTGCGGCAGCAGCAGCCCGGCCATCATCGTGGTGGTCTCGTCGTCGAGCACCCGCTCGCCGAGCAGGCGCAGCCCGTCGCGGGCGCTCTCGTCGAGCGCGGCCCGACTGGAGGCCGGGAGCAGCGCGTACCCCGCGGCGACGACGCCGAGCGCGGCGAGCAGGGGACCGCTCACGGCGCCGAGGAGACTGCGGGCGGCGGCACCGACGAGGCCGGCCATGGGCGCGAGCAGGTGGTCGAGCGCGGTGCGCACGGCGGAGTCGGCGGCCTCGTAGCCGTCGAGGGCCAGGCGCAGAGCGGTGCCGAGCCGGGCGAGCTCCTCGGACGAGCGGGAGAGCGAGGCCGCGGCCGTCTCGGCGACGGTGCCGGTGGCGTCGAAGGCCTCGCCCGGCAGCGGAGCGCCGAGCGGGCGCAGCCGACGCGCGGCGCGCTCGCAGTCGTCGGCGCACTGCGCGAGTCGGTGCTCGGCGACGAGCAGGTGCTCGGCGATGACGGTGGAGCCGCCCCCGCCGCCGATCGCGAGCGACGGCTCAGGGCTCACCGAGGGCCTCCTGCTGCCGCAGTCGGGCCGCCGCTCCCTCGAGCGCCAGACCGAGGGCCTCGACATGATCGGCCGCCGTCCGGACGGCCGGCCGGGCGCGCTCGACGGCGTCGGTGAAGGCTCGGGCGGCGGGACCGCGCCACCCCGGATCCTGGGCGACCGATCGCAGACGATCGTCGACCGTCGCGATCTCCGCGGCGACGGCGACGGCCGTGCGGCGCCGCGATTCGACCTCGAGCAGGGCGGTGGTCGCCCCCGGAGCAAAGAGGGACGGGGGCGGCGGGGGCGGCGGGGTCACGGCGGCTCCTCGGGGGTCGGGGCGGGGCGGGATGGGCGGGGGGGGGGATGCGCGGGTGCGGGGGGCGGGGGTGAGCGGGGTGCACCGGCCGATCCGGGTCGGGTGATCGGCCGGTGCGGGTGCGGGCCCGGGGGAGGCCCGCACCGCGGGGTGGGGGGGCGAGCGGGACGATCGTGCCCCGGCCGGGATGCCCGGTGCCGACGGGGAGCGCGCATCGTGCATCCCGCCGCCGTGATCGCGGCTGTGGAGGAGGGGGATGTGGGACACAATGGGGTCATGAGCTTCGACCGGGACATCGGGGAGCCCGGCATCTTCCGCATCTGCTTCGTGTGCACGGGCAACATCTGCCGCTCGCCGATGGCCGAGGCCGTGTTCCGCGATCTCATCCGCCAGCGCGGATGGGAGCACCTCGTCTCGGTGCGCTCGGCCGGCACCGGCGAGTGGCACGTGGGCGAGTCGAGCGACCCGCGCACGATCGGGGTGCTCGAGGCCCGCGGCTTTCCCGCCGCCCACCACCGCGCCCGGCAGTTCGACAGCCAGTGGTTCGACGACCTCGACCTCGTCATCGCCTTCGACCGCACGCACGAGCGCATCCTCAAGACCTGGGCGCCGAGCGACGACGCGCGCAGCAAGGTGCACCTGCTGATGAGCTTCGACCCCGCGGCCGAGGGCGCCCCCGACGTGCCCGACCCGTACTACTCCGACGCCGCGATGTTCGACTCGGTGCTCGGCATGATCGAGCGCGCCTGCCGCGCCCTCTTCCGCCAACTCGAACCCGGAATCCGACAGGGAACCCCATGAGCCTCGCCCCCCAGCCCCTCAGCCCGCTCGACGGCCGTTACCG from Microcella daejeonensis includes these protein-coding regions:
- a CDS encoding dihydrolipoamide acetyltransferase family protein, giving the protein MSTSEFPLPDVGEGLTEAEIVTWHVKAGDAVAVNQVIVEIETAKSLVELPSPFAGTIEALLVSEGQTVEVGTPIVRVSDGDAPAGSPAVPAPAAAAADAESAAADVASTIDHDERGADGAPAAPAEDGSGAVLVGYGAKGHVASRRRRPAAGPQAVPSSPAPAAAPPAAAPAAPAMSTPAPAAAPAPSIPTPPARPAFVPAAQAAPVIAKPPIRKLAKDLGVDLQEVQPTGLAGEITRDDVIRQASQASVFRNIQTPEWPQVREDRIPVKGVRKAIAQAMVRSAFTAPHVGLFVDVDATRTMEFVKRLKASPDFAGIKVSPMLIMAKAMIWAVRRNPTVNSTWTDEEIIVHHFVNFGFAAATPRGLVVPNVKDAQSMSLRELAQAIEQLTLTARDGRLQPADMADGTITVTNIGVFGMDTGTPILNPGEVAIVALGTIKQKPWVVDGEVRPRFVTTLGASFDHRVVDGDVASRFLADVASVIEEPALLLD
- a CDS encoding histidinol-phosphate transaminase, with translation MTPPVRLRPEIVALPPYRQGRPAAASAFKLSSNENPNPPHPAVVAAIAESAAGINRYPDATALAVRERLAERHGVGPDEVIVGAGSVSLLAQLIQAAAGAGDEVVFAWRSFEAYPGLVTVAGATPVPVPLTADARHDLPAMVAAVTDRTRLLLVCSPNNPTGPTVGAAEFAELMAQLPADLLVVLDEAYAEFVTDASSVDGAALLGRWPNLVVLRTFSKAYGLAGLRVGYALGESSILDAARATQIPLSVTGAAQAAVLAALDHEPELLAQVAELAERRERVRDALVQQGWSIPSSQGNFVWLATGAATAEVAERFTAAGIVGRAFPGEGIRVSIGEEGSVRILLQIAGEVVRGL
- a CDS encoding phage holin family protein, which gives rise to MTRFVIRLLINSLALWLTTLIVAGVSVRSYADDTLATVVTYLLVGLIFGVVNAIIGNTIRILAFPLYILTLGLIALVVNGLLLLLVAWISDLIGFGLEVDGFWWGVLGAIVLGLLSWLIGVLVRPILGRRQR
- a CDS encoding nitroreductase/quinone reductase family protein yields the protein MSNRRAMLTMTALHRAIVRLTGGRLGWSIGEMRVIELETVGRRSGERRRAMLTVPVEEGDRLVVIASRGGDDAMPAWYLNLQAEPRVGVAEQGGAVRPYRARTADPQERERLWPRAVAAYRGYAAYQRRTERLIPVVILEPESPAAPA
- a CDS encoding alpha/beta hydrolase family protein → MSPEPSLAIGGGGGSTVIAEHLLVAEHRLAQCADDCERAARRLRPLGAPLPGEAFDATGTVAETAAASLSRSSEELARLGTALRLALDGYEAADSAVRTALDHLLAPMAGLVGAAARSLLGAVSGPLLAALGVVAAGYALLPASSRAALDESARDGLRLLGERVLDDETTTMMAGLLLPHADDAVLGAVGVPRPIVERVQSMMPTIGGVEPGSVAATAGVAAVLGAAAGARGAAPVEVRRLPPVAAAGPPTPPVGLAGRVARIPDPAQPVRVEVYRGAGGAARYEVYIAGTAHDAPVGGEHPWDNASNISLVAEHDASSLRAVRAALADAGAGPGSSVVFTGYSQGGAVATLLAESGEFRTAGLVTVGAPTGGMPVAGDYPAVAIGHRDDIITALGGAPGATEAVLVTADSGGREEGDGLLAAHDLDGYRATAARADASEAPLLRDAVSGLPRGGLGQEAIDYTARRRDDD
- a CDS encoding alpha-ketoacid dehydrogenase subunit beta — protein: MTDTMNQAPTAAPATGIQTMTMAKALNQGLAAAMSADPKVMLMGEDIGPLGGVFRVTENLQKQFGAHRVLDTPLAESGIIGTAIGLAMRGYRPVVEIQFDGFIFPGFDQITTQLAKLTARHEGSLRMPVVIRVPYGGHIGAVEHHQESPEAYFAHTAGLRLVSPATPHDAYWMIQQAIASDDPVMFFEPKSRYWPKGEVDLDSPAGPLHATRVVRPGTDVTVVGHGAMVSMLLDAAALAAEEGTSIEVVDLRSLSPIDYAPLVDSVRRTGRLVVAQEAPGSTSVGSEIAATVTEAAFYSLEAPVLRVSGFDTPFPPAKLEGAYLPDVDRILDAVDRALAY
- a CDS encoding low molecular weight protein-tyrosine-phosphatase; protein product: MSFDRDIGEPGIFRICFVCTGNICRSPMAEAVFRDLIRQRGWEHLVSVRSAGTGEWHVGESSDPRTIGVLEARGFPAAHHRARQFDSQWFDDLDLVIAFDRTHERILKTWAPSDDARSKVHLLMSFDPAAEGAPDVPDPYYSDAAMFDSVLGMIERACRALFRQLEPGIRQGTP
- a CDS encoding thiamine pyrophosphate-dependent dehydrogenase E1 component subunit alpha, coding for MSYTAETLQLLSPEGRLVQNEATERYRGVVESIGEERLRDFHRTMSVVRRFDIEAGNLQRQGQLALWIPSLGQEAAQVGSGYAARPQDHLFPAYREHAVGYIRGLDPVKIIAMLRGLSHGGWVPEETGNFHLYTLVIGSQTLHATGYAMGLALDGESGTGDLERDAAVMVYFGDGATSQGDVNEAFVFAQSYRTPQVFFLQNNHWAISVPVSVQSRTPLFHRPAGFGIPSIQIDGNDVLASYAVTLENLDAARSGGGPRFIEALTYRMGAHTTSDDPTKYRLDADVEYWRQRDPISRFETYLRSLGEGDAFFDEVHQQAEDLAADARRRTLALEPPPADSMFAHVYSEPHPVMDAQRAWLANYEASFEGES
- a CDS encoding WXG100 family type VII secretion target, whose translation is MTPPPPPPPSLFAPGATTALLEVESRRRTAVAVAAEIATVDDRLRSVAQDPGWRGPAARAFTDAVERARPAVRTAADHVEALGLALEGAAARLRQQEALGEP